The genomic segment tatttctgtctcaagatgtgcaaaacttatagagacatacccaaaaagacttgcgactgtgatcgcagcaaaaggaagttgtacaaagtattgactcaaagggggccaatacttttacacgtcctacttttcaatttttttttgtaaatacaacataaaattttgaataaatttggttccacttcacgattagATCTCACATGatgttgattcttaaaaaatattttcaatttgttatctttcagtttgaagcctgaaatgtggcaaaatgtcaaaaagttcttgatGGGCCAATACTtgtgcaaggcactgtatgtgcaggcccctgaacaaacacaacacactagggacctgtaggcatgcagttagtatgtaaacatagggggaggcagagtaaAGGATCGCATGAGGGAtcgtgccccaaatgagcagcttgtgggggggacagcgccttgctcgagggcgcctcggcagttgctgggaggtgagctgacacctcccatcatcagctcacactccgaaggaTGTCTTGCTGGTAGTGGGAATCGAgccgccgatggctgggtgatgtctggtcttcaagacatctgctctaccgctgagccactgccgctccaAAAACCTGGTTAGAGATGCCATGAGGTAGGTGGCAATGCCTTAACCGTTTGTGTGTTGAAGGCCACAGGGGCCTATTCCATCCTTGTCAAGGGGAGTGCTAACCTTCTCTCCTTTCATATAACACAAGACAATTGCAATGCAAATCAGAAGACATCGCAATTGTCTCAGTTTCCCTGTGGTCACATTGTTTTCAACCGTTTCTTTGGGTACCGTTGTTTTTGTTCAGACCTGTTTAatcagtttatttctttctgttgaACCACTATTAAAAATCAGTCTATTAACCAAAATATGTCACATGTATAGGACTTGACAGCACACCTTCACACAGGTTTGAAGGGTTTCTTCTACACAGATGTTCAATATCTTTTGGATCAGGACTCATAGAAGTTCATTTCAGAATAGTCCAATGTTTAGCTCTGAGTCATTCAAGGTTATTTTTAGCTGTGTTTGTATCGTAATCCTGTTGGAAAACCCATGACCTGCAGCTTACAATGGGCAGCACATTCCGCTCCAGAATTCCTTGATggtattgatattttattgtacCCTGTACAGATTTAAGACACCATTTAAGTCACATTGTCTTCAATCGTTTCTTGGGTTACGTTCCTTTTTGACAAGGCCTGTTTGACCAGTTTATTTCATTCTGTTGAACCACAATTGAAAATCAGTGTCTGATTAAATACCATTACATTTGTGGTTACCTTTGTGAGATTCAAGTTATTTCAGTGACcatggtgtttttctttcattcacagAGGGCTTCATGTTTGCCCTCCCCTCTAGACATGAGCTCATGAACACAGTCCTAATAAACAGAACTAAGATAAAGAGACAACTTAATGACAAAGCAGCTTTatagcatttttttgtttattgttgatTGGTTTTCTACAGTCATGACAAGGTTGCTAATGATTTCATGcgaaaaaaaggaataaagcaTCTAACGATCATTTTTCAGAGCCATTAACAGTAACTTTACTAATGGGTGAATGACGTCACATGTGGTCTTACACCGGCTGCCATGGATGTTTTTACTGGCAGAATGCATCATGTTTCATACATTGcaggaaaatgtaaaagaaaattcaaGCAAAgggaaatcaaaataaattttacttTAACAGTTGTCTTCCCTGGTTCTCAGCTGTAGAGTCATTCTTCTTTGCATGGACATTTGAAGCGAACTTTGTAGTCAAGGCAAGCTCCATCTTGTTGGTCTTCATTACGGCAAGCAAATCCTCGATTTGGATTGTATCTGAAAACCAGTTAATAATTCAAGACTGAAGCAAGAAGGTAATATTATAATGATAAGATTTTTCAAGGAATAAACTACCAACGACATATATCCTTGGTTACGTAGCTAGCACAACAGAAATATGACTTTTAATGTAATAGTACTGTTGAGAGGGTAGATCTCTTTGTGTATTCTCGCTTCAAGGCAACTTACACATGGAAGGTCTCCCCTGTGTTGGCGGCTGCGGTCATCGTTTTGACGGTAACAGCTTCAATTTGCAGTGGGTTTTCACAGATTTCGTCCTTGTTTTCCCTCCTGAGGTCACTCAAAGTCTCCCAGTCTCCAGTTCCAGCGGGGTCATCCCTGTCGTACCAATTGGTCCAGCACTCTTTATCAAGGGATGAAAGACACACCGAGTGATTGTTGAGAAACAGAGTGAAAGCCTCATGTTTGGTTTAGTGCTGTGTATTGGCATTTCACCATGACACATGTACAATGCTGTGATATAGTACCTTTGGCACAATAGGGGGGCTCGCACATGAAGCGAACTTTATAGTCATTACACATTTTGCCAATGGGCTGCTGGCAGTTTAAGCAGATGAATCCCTTAATGGTGTCACTTCTGAAAAAGAGACATGGATTTGGTCAAAGTTTATGATCTTGTAGTCATAGTTTATTGGAAATATAGTTTATGGTGGTGGTCAAATTTGGTCGGTGGTCAACAtacatcatcattgtttttcatcgaacgaaaatttttcatttttgaaggtCTTACCTATGAATCACATCCCCTGTTTTTGCTGGAGTCATCCCACATTTAGTTTCAGCCTCAATTTGCTTTGGATTAGGGCAGATCTTGCCTGGGTTCTCAGAACGAAGATTTCTGAGGTCTTcccagtctccagtaccaggGGGGTCATCTCTGTCAAACCAGTCTGTCCAGCATTCTTTATAAACACAAGTTGAAATTGCACAATTGTGAATTCTTCTAGATGAGTTTTAAATGACAGAACATCCAAACTCAAATCAAATTCACAATGAAATGTGGATGTGGGTGAGGGCTTTTCTGAacaaagttggaagaaaagcaaaacagaagGGTTTCAGACTTTTCCAACGAGACACTTTTAACCTCTAGCAGTTTAGAAGAAGGCTGCAAGGCTACATTAAGTTAGAAACTTGACCTTCAACATCATAATCACAAGGTGAGAAGATGATGACTcagtttgtaatgtttttggACCAACATCACATCAACTTCATTTAACCCAAATGTTCTCTTCCTTTTCCGCAATGACAGtcacatttcttttaaattttatctgaACACACTGACTGCTTACCATGTGGTTCTGATGTGTCATTGTGGTGCTCCTGGTGGCTTTCTGAAAGAGTAATGAAAGCAATCATAACTGAGTTATTAAAGTTATACTTATGTTCATACTGCCTGCAAGTATTGAGATGCACCTACCAATGAACAATCCTGCAACAATGGCAATGCTTAACTGCAAGAAAAGgcgaaaataaaacaatttacaatcacaaaatataatatattacataCAAATATCTGACACCTATGTAGacaatgtcaaaaatgtttttctttaaaaatatgtaattaattaccagtttgaacatgtttgctaAAGTGGGACCTTTGAATCTGTGgagaaatgatgacatttttatgaaaacaatTAACTGTGTGTAGTACAGAAAtatattcaaaaacaaatagaatAATAACATTgccaaaaataattagaaatagCATTCTTTGAGTTTCATCCTCTTCATAGTGAAATTATCTGGATTTAAATGCtgttttcaattaaaacaaCATATTCTTTCATAAAAGACAGTTTAAAAGCTGTTTGAACTTCAAAATAGGATCATTTTTATCCTGAAATAAGTAAAGAGGCTCACCCAAAGGACGTCCTGGTTTGAACAGTGTGGTTCTGTGATCGTCAGCGTCCGTAGTGAGTCTCTCCTGTCCTTTTCCTTATATACGGCTGTTCACATTGCTGCTATCAACACCTCCTACTGTACTGCCAGCTCCCACTACCTTTTGGTCATTGATAAGACGGCATCTCTGACAATGAATCATAACCTTGAGCAAATTAGAGTCTCAGTTTGTGAAGTTACACAAATACACTTTCAATACCCGTTTCTTCCACTGTTGTGGGatacagagagaacatgcaaagtccacccagagtgggactcgaacctggaaccgcctttcTGTGCCTatacagcgctacccactacacCACTGTACCACCCGTTTGTGAAATTCCTCTTTATAATTGTCATGTTACATGAATTTaacttggggtttttttttccaggaacaTTTGTAAAGAGACAAATAATAGAGGAACGccattatttaacatttatatgATAGAGAGTAAACCTTCACACAGGTTTGAAGGGTTCCTTCTCCACAGATGTTCAATAGGATTTTGATCAGTGCTCACTTGTGATTGTCCAATTTTTGGCTGTCAGCCATTATTGGGTATTTTTAGCTGTGTTTTAGGTCATTATTCTGTTGGAAAACCCATGAACTGCAACTGACACTGGGCAGCACATTCTGCTTCAGAATTCCTTGATAGTCTTGATATTTCATTATATCCTGTACAGTTTTAAGACACCTGTGCCTGATACAGCAAATCAGTCCCAGAACATCACAAAGCCTCCTTCATGTTTCATAGTCACGACAATGTTCTTGAACACAGAGCTGATGCACCCTGATCTTGGAGTACACCTTGAACTTCTTTGGCAGTTGTTCCGGACTTTTTGGTTTCCGTTCATACTATCGGTCTGTTCAACCATTCTTAATTTTCCTCATGGAATGTTGGCTACACTCACATGGAACTCAATCTTCTGAATATGTTGTACTGTACTCATGAGAACTTCAAACTACTTGGAGATAGTCTTATAGTCTTTGCCTTTAACGTGTTTGTCTGTAATCTCTTGAGGTGACTTGTCCCTACTTGTTACCCTTTAAATGATCAGTTTGAAGACAGCTGTGATGCAAAACAGAGGATCCGTCTTAGTTTCCTTTTGGTCACATTGTCTTCAGTCATTTCTTTGGATACCATCGTTTTTGTTCAAGCCTGTTTCATGAGTTTATCTCAGTCTGTTGAACCACAATTACAAATCAGTGTCTGATTTTCATTGGTTAAATTTCATGCCATTTTAATTTGTGGTTACCTTTTGTCAGTTTAGAGTTGTTTTGGTGACGACTGTATTTATTAACAGAGGGTTCCATGTTCGCCTCCCCTCGGGACATGAGCTCATGAACACTGTCCTAATAAACAGAACTAAGGTAAAGAGGGAACTTACAGCATTATTATGTTCATTGTTTATTTGCTTTCTACAGTCATGATATAAGGTTGCTGATGATTTCATGTGAGAAAAGAAACCATAAAGCATCTAACAGTCATTTTCCAGAGACGTTAATCATAAATTGTTGGTGAATAAAGCCGCACGTTGTGCTGTTACAAGGGCTACCACAAATTCATTGTGTTTCTTCTGTTCTAGAAAagtataaaagaaaatataagaCTTTGACTGTCTCTGTTCGCAGACTCAGTTGTAGAGTCACTTTTCGTTGCATGGACATCCAAAGCGAACTTTGTAGTCATGGCAAGCTCCATCTTTCTGGTCTTCATTGCGGCAAACAAATCCTTGCGTTGGATTGTATCTGAAAATCATTCAATGATTAAGGATTTAAGCAGGAAGGGAATATTTTGGTTTATAAACTACCAAAGCCATATATCCTTGCTTACATAGCCAACACATTAGAAATATGATTTTCAATGCAATGGTACCGTTAGGAGGATAACTGTATTGGTGTGTTCTCACTTCATTGCAACTTACATATGGATGGTCTCCCCTGTGCTGATTGCTGGGGTCATTGTGTCAATGGTAACAGCTTCGATGTACAATGGAGTTTTACAGATTTCATCTTGAAATTCCTTCCTGATCAATCAAAGTCTCTCAGTCTCCAGTTCCACTGGGGTTGTCCCTGTCGAACCACCTGGTCCAGCAAACTTCAGTGAACAACAAAAGGCATACCAAAAGATTGGTGAGAAAAACGTGAAAGCCTAATTTTTGGTTTAGCGCTGTCTTTAGCAAATAAAAAGAGCACTTGTTCAGTGCTGTGATACAGTACCTCCACCACCACAGAATGGGGGATGGCAGCTGAAACGGACTTTGTAGTCATTACAAATTTTTCCCTTGGGCTGCTGGGAGTTTAAGCAAATGAATCCAGTTGTGGTGTCACTTCTGAAAAAGATACAgaatcaaaatatttcatgatCTTCCAGCCATAGTCAATAGGAGATTGCTGGTAGTCAACTTTGGTAATCTATACATTTATATTCCACTccattaaaatgatcaaatcatttttatttgtgaagttCTTACTTGTGAATCACATCCCCCGTTGCACCTGCAGCCACCCCAGTGAGGGTCCTGGCCTCAATTTGCACTGGTTTGGGGCAGATTTTCCATTTGTTCTCAGCACGAAGATTGATGAGGGTCTCCCAGTCTCCACTACCAGAGGGGTCATCTCTGTCAAACCAGTCTGTCCAACATTCTGTATAAACAGAATTTGAGATGTGATCATCTTGGCATTTGAAACTGCACAATTGAGATTTGGTCtggatcacatgtgtcaaagtcaaggcctggggaccaaatgtggcccgccacatcattgtATGTGGCCtgccagagcataaaaggtctggaaaaaaaatggctCAAAGTACAgtatgctttgaccaaaaactacattacccacaattaAGTAaataagcccattttaactttgacaaaaatgttttgaacaatgTTAATAtactaacttgtgtttgatttcataacctgacaaatcaATGTTatcacagagaaacaagcaagcATATTTTTTCTCTGccactgtaatgtttgtaacttagaCTACATTGAGtgacatttagttacatttattagttacatctggccctttgaggacaaccgatatgctgatgtggccgtcggtgaaaatgagttagACACCCCTGGTCTACCGTACATGAGTTTAAGTAAAGCAAATACGAAGAAAAGTTGTTATATACTTACGAATGTGGGTGGGATAGTCACAGGGTTTTTCTGAACGggtacaaaacaaaacaaaagagttTTAGAGTTTTCCAAAGagacacaaaacattttactgAGGAATCAGTGATTTCTGCACAGATTATCctgcctttatttattttgaagtcaGGAAGTCTATTCTTTTTATAAAACCACGACCATTAAGGTGCCACAGAGCCTGATTCAAAGggatatttcacatttaaataaaaatcttttaaaaaattaaattattttctttgtacatcaagacattttttagtgtacaaaagtttttttaaacttcagatCAAATAACAGCATTGTCTGAAATGACTAAAACAGATGGGAAATAGTGTTGAGTGACTCCATCAATCTCTCAACATCTGAATCAGTTGTGACTCCAGAATCCCTACTTTATTTGAACGTACAACGTACATTACGTACAACCCTCTTTAGTGTGGCTTCTCACCTAAAAGTGTTACCCTCGCCCACCATCTGAGGGGTGTTATGAGTTTATACCAGTTTTTTGTAGTTCGGGAGAAGGGCTGCAACGTTATATTAAGTGAGAAACTTGACCTCCAACTTCAATATCACAAGATGATTGTTAACAATGTTTCTGAAATAACATTACATTAACTTCATGTAACCTAaatgttttcttccttttcctcattGACAGACACATCTGTTGAGAATTTAATCTGAAAAGAGTCACATGCTTACCGGGTAACGGTACCGGTACCGGTAACGCTAACTCGCTGTATTTGACAATTTGCTGGTTGCTTtctggaaaagaaatgaaaaaatatcatTACTGAATCATCAAAATCAGATTTATGATAATAAATCCTGCAGTTACTGACATACACCTACCAATGAACAATCCTGCAACAATGGCAATGCTTAACTGTAGgattaagaaaacaaacaggttaCAGTCACAAAATGTGATATATCACATACAAATATTTGAAACCTATGTAGACAAtgtcaaaaatatgttttcctttaaatatatgtaattaccagtttgaacatgtttgctaAAGTGGGACCTTTGAATCTGTGGAGAAATTATGATAGTAACTTGATATTAAGTACAGAATATTAAGTACAGAAATATGTTCAAAAACACATACATGAATAGCCAGAAATATCTTTGTTTGAGACATAAACagagtttcatttttcttcatggtgaaaatatttggatttaaattccgttttcttttaaaatgacattctttcataaaatacatttgaaaatctATTTGAACTTCAAAACAGGGctaatttttcatttctatcCTGAAACAAGAAAATAGGCTCACCCACAGGACGTCCTGATTTGAACTGCGTGGTTCTGTGACCGTCTGCGTACGTACTGAgcctctcctgtcgttctcctTATATACATTGCATGAGTTTATAGTTAGAGATCTGCTTATGGCATTTAGGGACCACACCTGACTAAAATTACAACATGCAGTGTGTCATTTTCatgcaaaaagtatggaattgGAATAATAGTTGGAGATCAGGTGTACGAACCACCATTCTTCTGCCCTTGCTGAAAACCCGCTTCACGTAAATGATAACATACTTTATTGTTTGGGTGGAACATGTCAAAAACACATCATGTCAAAGCGATTGAATTGCAAAGTTTCCCTAAAGGAAGAGCTTAAAGGAGATGCAAACAACAGTGGTCATGTTTCCAtacattcaggaacc from the Antennarius striatus isolate MH-2024 chromosome 19, ASM4005453v1, whole genome shotgun sequence genome contains:
- the LOC137613896 gene encoding uncharacterized protein; the encoded protein is MFKLLSIAIVAGLFIESHQEHHNDTSEPHECWTDWFDRDDPPGTGDWEDLRNLRSENPGKICPNPKQIEAETKCGMTPAKTGDVIHRSDTIKGFICLNCQQPIGKMCNDYKVRFMCEPPYCAKECWTNWYDRDDPAGTGDWETLSDLRRENKDEICENPLQIEAVTVKTMTAAANTGETFHVYNPNRGFACRNEDQQDGACLDYKVRFKCPCKEE